The Blastopirellula sediminis sequence TCCCACTTCGCGTGGAACTGGATTTCGCTCGTCCACGGCGGCGATGTTGGGGGATTGATCCGCCTTCAAGGGGCTGCAGCGAAACGCCGTCTTGGTCATCTGGCTCATTTCCGCCGGCGAAGGAGACGCGATCAGGCTCAGCGTCCCTTTGAAAAGTCCGGCGATATACTCCCGCACGGTGGCGTCAGCGTTGAGATTGGGATTCGGGCCGTTGCGGTTGGCCCGTGAGGTGAGCCCCTTGCCATTGGTCACCAGGATTTTTTCTCCCTGGGCGTCAAATCGAACGCATGTGGGATACCAGCCGACCGGGATGAAACCGAGCGATTTCGTCTGACCTGGTTTCTTGATATCGAAGACGGCGATATTGTTGTTGTCGGCATTGGCCGCCAGCAGAACTCCTTCGTCCGGCGACACGCAAATGCTGGCCGGCGTACTGCCGTTGGCCGCTTGCGGAAAGAGGGACGTGCGAATGATTTCCTTCTGCCCGCGCGTTTCGGTATCGACCAGGACGACGCTGTTGTCGTTCGAGCAGGAAGCGAACAGCCACTTGCCTCCCCGCAGCAATTCCATTTCGGTGGGATGGCTGAGAACTTCGATTTCGGCCGTCTTGGTCATCGACTTCAAGTCGATCACGGCGACTTTGCTTTTGCCCCAGAGGCTGACGTAAGCGATTTCGCGCGGCGAATCGAGACAGATGCCGTACGGAAACGAATCGTCGTCGAAGGTGACTTCGCCAACCTGCTCTCCGGAATTGACGTCCAGCTTGCGAAGCTTGTCTCCCAGCAGTCCGCAGGCATAAATGTGCTGGTTGTGGAGAGTGATCCCCGAAACGACGAACACGTCCTTGGGATCGGCGACCTGAATCTTCTTCACCGGTCCCAAGGTTCCCTGATCAAAGGGAAACGCATAGATGCACTCGTCTTCGCCGCCGCTCACATAGACTTGCTTGCCGTCGGCGGAAAACGCCAGGCCATAGAATGACTGACGAACGCTCGCCGTCGTCACGATCTTGCCGTCGGCCAGCGAAACGATGCGGACTTCATGCTCGCCATACCCGTTATGCAGCACGGCGGCGTATTTCCCATCGGGGCTCAACTCGACCCGCACCGGAAAGTCTCCCATCGCAACTTGCTTGCCCGCCGGGGAAAGGGACCAGCCGTTGGGAAGCAAAACTTCCTTGTCGCTTTTCTGTCCAGGAAATCGCGGGGCATCCCCGTTCCTCGTCGCAGGAGCGTCCGCAGGCTGCGCGAACAAAACAGCAGGCCCAACGAGCAGACCGACGAACAGGAGCAGAGCAAGGAGGGACTTCATAAGACAACTTGGTGGGAAAGGAGACGGGGCAAAACAGGACGAGCCAGGCGTGCAGGAATCATTATTAGAATCCCAGGCTCACGTAAGATCAAAACCGGAACCGCGGGACGTTGGAATCACCCGTCTGGCTTGGAATCCAAGAAAACGACGACGAATTCGCAGGAAGACCTACCTTCACCACGTAAAACGCAAAGACCAGGCAACCCAACTTATTGATTCACAAAGAGTTGCGTGCGTAGAGTGAATAGGGCTGCGCCTAATGTGAATTTTCTGAACGGTGACTAGCGGAGATCCTGTTTGGCAGTATGTCTTGAAAGGGATTTCCTGTGGTAGAACCTTCAAGTCCATAAAGTCACCAGGCTGAAATCCACTTGCGGGCGGTTCGTCGTAAACACTTGACGGGTTCCACTCATGACCGTAGCGTAAGCGACCTTAGGCCGAGCGATAGTCCGGCACTAGTGGATTTCTGTCGATAGACAAGTTCTCTCTGAGTCATGAATCGCGACAACCCCTCGATGCGCCGACAACTTCAACTGGAACGACTCCCTGACGCGATTGCGGAATGCGAACGCTTGCTGCGTACAGGCTACACGCAGTCTGGGAATTGGACGCTGGCTCAAATCTGCCGCCACCTCCGTTTGACCATCGAGAGCAATATGAAGGGTTACCCGGTATGGATGACGACGCTTGGCTATCCGCTCCGGCCGATCTTGCGCCATTTCATGTTGCCCAGGCTGCTGACCGGAAACTCGCCCAGCGGCATCCGAACGGCCGGGATGTTCGTGCCGCCTGACGACCTGGACGACGCCGTTGAGTTAGAACGCCTGAAAGAGTGCGTGACGCGATTCGTCGAATCAACGCTTCCGCTGCATGCCCATCCCGGATTTGGCAACATGACGCACGAAGAGTTCAACCGTTTTCACGCCGCCCACGCTGCGCATCATTTGAGTTTTTTACATCCGCAAACCGCGGACGCAGGATGACAATGAGAGGCGCCGGATTGCCTCCTCCCGGAAGGGAACGCTCTTCGTAAACGTTCTATGTTTTTCGGGAAGAGTGAGCTGAAACGGTGGCGCGTGCAGCCGCATTCGGTCAAACGGTTCGAGCTTCAATTCGCCTTGTCAACAGGATCCACCCGCGAGGTTTGTCCTGCCGCAATCATTGCCACGTAAGACCGTGGCAATGGCGCCCGTGCCCACTCTCCTCGGCCTTGAAACATGTTGTCGGACGAGCATATTGCCAAGATGCTGCAGTGGACGCGGCCGCGAGTCCCGTCACACAAGAGTCGCAATCTCGAATACTGCCAACGAGTGCATGATCAGTTCAACTGCACTCCGAATTTCAAATGCCCCATTCTCTCCTGCACGATCAATCAAAAGACGGGCTGGCTATCCACCAACACGAAGCAGTTCACGGGCTTCCGCCTGTCCTGCGGCCGGACGGCCATACTCACTGGCTGTGACGCGAGCCAGCGCGCTGACATGCTGCCAGCGATAGGCGGGGCGAGTTGATTGAAAGTCGTCACGCACGGTCTGGAAGTACTTCTCAGCGTGCAATGCACCGTCCTCGCTGACGGCATACTTAAGCAGGGTAAGGAAGATCCGATCCGCAGGCAGATTCAACTCACCGTAACGGTGCGCAATCGCCGTGGCATGCGCTTGTTGATTGAAACGAATTGCTTCATCCAGCTGATTAAGCAGGTCGTCAGCCCCCTGAGCCGTGATTTCGCCCAGATGTCGCTCTGTAGGCAACGAGTCATCTAGTAGATTGGGCGATGCATCGCGGTCGCGTGCGACTTGCCAAGCGCCGATGATCAGGCAGGACAATGCCGCCGAGTCCGTAGTTGCTGTGGCCAGATTGCGCCAAGCATTCGCTGCATCGCTCGCATGCACGCCCACAGAATCACCGTGAACACAACCTGCTGGTTTCCCAGGCGACTCCCACTGTGGCTGGCGCCCCCCATCCAACAACACGAGCCGACTGGCTGCCAGCGACAGGGCTTCACCGATGGTAGTTGGTGCAAAGCCATCCGCCAACATTTCGGCAGCGGCGCGTGCGGCGTCGGATGGAGTCGCCTCGGCAAAAACCCGACTGAGTCGATGTACGTCTTCGTCTGCTGCCTTGCGTCTACCTGCGGAAAGCCCCTGCAGTTTGTATTCATCGAATAGTCTGCCCAGCATCGCAGCATGTTCACTCCAGTCGTCCCTGCGGTACTTCTCGGATTGAAGGCAGTATCGCAGGGATTGTCGCAGCAGTGTCAGTGCATGCTCGGTTCCAACAATCTCCTGCATGTCCCATGCGCGATAAGGCAGGACAGTGCGGTGGACTTCGGGAGAATCATGCACCAGCGGGATGAGTGCATTGAGCGCTTTGACACGGTCAACGTTTACCAGTTGCGCCAGCAGTTGCTCCGACGTATCTACTTGCCGATCTCTCACGGCGTGATGCAATTCAGCAGCGTCTACGTCACCCACCTCGGTCGGATTCATTGTGATTTGATGCAGCACCTCCGAGGCACGACCGCCGAATTCCTGAATTCGATCCGTATTGCGGTACAACACCTTCATGACCGGCAGAGCAGCCTCCGGGCCCTTCAACAGACCTGACATTTTCAGCGCGGGTGCCAGCGCCATGAACGTGTGAAAGCCAATGTAGTCTTCGCCACCGAACGTACGAGCATTTGCTAGTGCGGCAGCACCGGTCAGTGTCTGGAGTGACACTCCGCTATTCAGTTTCACCACCAATGAGCGTTGTAGTCGATCAACACCGGTTTCCTGAAGTTCTCGAACCAGTGGTTCCAGGTCTCCGAACGTCAGTTCGCCATCAAGCTCATTTGCAAAAGCACGAGGGATCAGCGCCATATCGAAGGCGGCCCCTCCCAGCGTCGCTAACAGCGTTCCGCTTCCCACGCAACGTAGAAACCCACGACGCGATGAATAATGTCGACGCATGGCTACTTCTCCTTGCAGATGTCGCAGAAAACGCAGTTCTGGGATTCACTGAATCCAAATGCACGATGGATCGCATGACACACTACCGTGACATCGGAAGTCCATTGTGTGCGAATGGATCTGACGAACACCAACTCGCAAAAAGGGCATTCCCGTAGATTGTAACGGCAGGGTGGCACTGTTTAAAAGCTTTTTCCTTCGGGCGCCACTGTCGTCTGCGACAGTGTCTTCTGTTGGGCGATCATATTGGATCAGCCATATCTTCGAATGCGACAATTCTTTTGACTTCCTGCAGTTCATGCAATACCTTGCCAGGCATGAACGGCGAAGCGTCGCACCGTAAGCGAATATAGCATTGTCACGTTCCTGGGCATTTCCATGAACTGACGTTTTCCTGTTGCCGTCGGAGGCGTACAAACGCCGCATGCCGAATGAAGAGGCTGTCTTAGGCGACATCGCCACTCTCCCGTTCTGCGTAGATCGGCGTCATCTGCGGTTTTTCCACATGCCAAGAGTTGTGGGAACCGCAGATGAAGGAGATGAGAGCAGATGGCTTAGGGAATCGGTGAGCTGGGGAAGGTCAAGCGTGCAACTCGCGCACGTTCGAAGTCGCGGCGATGGCCCCCAAATCGCTTGTCTCGCAGTGGGCAAGCGGTTAGTTGGTCGTTCGATCGAACAGAACGACATGTTTATCTGGCGCCAGAGCGCTGGCGTAGAATTCAAAATCGACGTGTTGCTGCAGGAAGGGCGTAGCCCCGCACCCAGGGACCAGGCATTCCAGCTTTCTCTGTTTGGGACACTTGCCGAACTTACAAATACGCCCCAGATATCGATCGGTTTCCGGCTCAAGCAGGAACATTTCGACCTCATGAGGAGCGACGCCGAGACTTTGTTCGTCGTGCAGTGAATTCAGCGCCTTCGCTTTCGCCCGCTGTAATTCATGGAGGCGAGAGAGATCTCGAATCCAGACCGCGAGGTCGACGTCTTTGCATTCGTGGTAAACCTCAATCTTGGCGCGTCGAAAGGCGGTGAAGCGAGGAATCTCCTTCCACAGCGGAACGGCGACCGACCCGAACAGCGCGACTTTCTCAACTTCCGGAAATGGCTGCAGCGATCGGGCGACCCACTCGGCCGCGATGCGGAACTTTTGTTGACGCTGCAACAAATAGTCGTTTTGCGATTCGATTTCGGCTTTGGTCGGCATAAGCGGCAGGCGGTTAACAGCGAAGGGGGAAAGGGGCCCAGAGTTAGCCTACCGAAACCGCGAGACGCCGTCAGCGCATAAAAAAAGCCTGGCGAAATGGCCAGGCTTTTGGAGGCTCCCGGAAGGGAACGCTCTTCGTAAACGTTCTATGTTTCTGGGCAGAGTGAGCTTAGAGTCTGCGGTTCAAAATTGCCTTCGATCACGCAGGACGACCGTCAATTTTCCCTGTTCATGGGACTCGCCGGCGACCTGTTCTCTGGCCGCAATCATTGCCACGTAAGACCGTGCAATGGTGCCCGTGCCCAGTAGACCAACGTCCTGCAAGCGATCCGCCAACTCAAAGTCGGCGCCCGCCCCGACCCGAATGAACCACGAGAACTCAAACGGCGGGCGAAGGGATATAAGCTAATGCAAACGCCTCTAAATCGTTACGCGACAGCGGCTTAAAGTTAAGATCGTGCCATTCGTGCCTGTGCCCCTTTTCTTCCCTTTACTTTTTGCACAGGACGGTTCGCCACGGTGGGGCGTTTTCTCGTTTGGGGCGTGGTTAGGCCAACTCGGGAAGCATTCGCAACACGGGCCAACGTCGCGGTTTCCCAAAAACCTGCTCAATTCGCTGAACTGACGCTTGCTGTTTCCACAGTTCCATGGCTCATGTGTCCTATACGAAACCGAACGCCGCTCAACCACGGAGACCGAACGATGACCGCCAACGCCCTCGAAAGCAAGCTTCGCGACGCCTTGCGTAAGCTGGACCCGCACCAAGCCCAGGAAATCCGCGAAGCCTACTACAAGTCGGTCGAAGGCCTTCAATCGCTGGCGGAAACGCTCGAGTACGCTGATATCGAACTGGGCGAGACCAACGAACATATTCTTATCGACGAGCACTTGGTTGCCTGCGAAGCGATCGAGGCGATGAACAAGAGCTTGCTGGGGAAGATTTTGTAACACGCTCATCGCATCGCCTCCTCGCGAGCCTTCATCGGAATTGGCGAGTCACCGGTTCTTTCCAAGATCGCTTGTTTGCCCGTGAACCTCTGGAATCGGTCGACGATAATGTCACAATACAGCGTGTCAAGTTCCATCAAGTAGGCGTTGCGTCCGGTCTGCTCGGCGCCAATCAAGGTCGAGCCGCTCCCACCGAATAGATCCAGGACGTTCTCACCTGCGACGGTGGAGTACTGCAGCGCACGAACCGCAAGTTCTGCAGGCTTGGCCGTTAGATGTTCCATCTGCTGGGGCGGAATCTTTTTCACGTGCCACAGGTCGGGGATATTTTTCGGTCCGTAAAAGCGATGGGCCGCACCTTCACGCCAACCGTAGAAGCACCACTCATGCGCACCCATGAAGTCTTTCCGAGTGAGAACAGGGTGCTGTTTATCCCAGATAATCGACTGGCTGAAATAGAGTCCGTGCTTTTTCAAAACAGGCGGGTAGTTCGCACAATTCGCATATCCGCCCCAGAGATAGAAGGCTCGTCCGGGAGTGAGAACGCGGGCCATATTTCCAAACCACGCGTCGAGCAAGCGATCGAACTCCTCCTCCGAAACGAAGTCATTCTCCAGCGGGCGATCCTTCGCCCGCAACTTCTTCGGCGTTCCATCCGGCTTGCGTCTGCTCGGGTCGGTGAAGCTGCTATTACCGGCCGCGATGGCGTTCTTCGATCTCGGTTCAACCTTCACGTTATAGGGAGGATCGCTGTTCACGCAATGAATGGCAGCGCCGTTTAGGAGCCGATCAACATCTTCCGGTTTCGAGCTATCTCCACAGAGCAATCGATGTTCGCCTAAGATCCATAAGTCGCCAGGTTGGGAGACGGCCTGATCCGGTTGCTCGGGGATTTCATCGGGATCGGTAAGGCCTTCTTTGCCGTCGGGGTGGAGCATCTTCGCCAGTTCGTCTGCACTGAAGCCGAGCAGCCCAAGGTCATAGCCGAGCGATTGTAAATCCGCCAATTCCAAGGGAAGTAGATTCTCGTCCCATTCCGCAAGAGTCGCCGTCTGGTTATCAGCGATACGGTAGGCTTTGATCTGCTCCGGCGTCATATCTGTGGCTACATGGATGG is a genomic window containing:
- a CDS encoding DUF1569 domain-containing protein, coding for MRRQLQLERLPDAIAECERLLRTGYTQSGNWTLAQICRHLRLTIESNMKGYPVWMTTLGYPLRPILRHFMLPRLLTGNSPSGIRTAGMFVPPDDLDDAVELERLKECVTRFVESTLPLHAHPGFGNMTHEEFNRFHAAHAAHHLSFLHPQTADAG
- a CDS encoding DNA modification methylase, with translation MKIEQWKISDVTPYPGNPRVNDGAVEAVARSLQEFGFRQPIVVDDQGVIIVGHTRLKAAQKLGFELVPIHVATDMTPEQIKAYRIADNQTATLAEWDENLLPLELADLQSLGYDLGLLGFSADELAKMLHPDGKEGLTDPDEIPEQPDQAVSQPGDLWILGEHRLLCGDSSKPEDVDRLLNGAAIHCVNSDPPYNVKVEPRSKNAIAAGNSSFTDPSRRKPDGTPKKLRAKDRPLENDFVSEEEFDRLLDAWFGNMARVLTPGRAFYLWGGYANCANYPPVLKKHGLYFSQSIIWDKQHPVLTRKDFMGAHEWCFYGWREGAAHRFYGPKNIPDLWHVKKIPPQQMEHLTAKPAELAVRALQYSTVAGENVLDLFGGSGSTLIGAEQTGRNAYLMELDTLYCDIIVDRFQRFTGKQAILERTGDSPIPMKAREEAMR
- a CDS encoding alkaline phosphatase family protein, whose protein sequence is MKSLLALLLFVGLLVGPAVLFAQPADAPATRNGDAPRFPGQKSDKEVLLPNGWSLSPAGKQVAMGDFPVRVELSPDGKYAAVLHNGYGEHEVRIVSLADGKIVTTASVRQSFYGLAFSADGKQVYVSGGEDECIYAFPFDQGTLGPVKKIQVADPKDVFVVSGITLHNQHIYACGLLGDKLRKLDVNSGEQVGEVTFDDDSFPYGICLDSPREIAYVSLWGKSKVAVIDLKSMTKTAEIEVLSHPTEMELLRGGKWLFASCSNDNSVVLVDTETRGQKEIIRTSLFPQAANGSTPASICVSPDEGVLLAANADNNNIAVFDIKKPGQTKSLGFIPVGWYPTCVRFDAQGEKILVTNGKGLTSRANRNGPNPNLNADATVREYIAGLFKGTLSLIASPSPAEMSQMTKTAFRCSPLKADQSPNIAAVDERNPVPREVGQPSPIKHCVYIIKENRTYDQLFGDIQLGNGDPTLCIFPEQVTPNHHALAKQFVLLDNFYVESEVSADGHEWSMAAYATDFVEKTWPLSYRGGRGKLTYPSEGKLKISEPSSGYIWDQCKEAGVSYFSFGEFVDNGKTPNAPATTKIAALQGHFDPQFRSYDLDYPDAKRADQFIRRWNQFIEEDNLPSFIILRLPNDHTYGTRIGKPTPTAMVADNDAALGRVVDAISHSKAWPQTAIFVVQDDAQNGSDHVDAHRTVALAISPYTQKRGLDSTLYSTSSMLRTMELILGMPPMTQFDAAATPMHASFLADPDLTPYAAIPAQVDVNAKNDKYAWGAKLSEQLDLSSEDAADDLLFGEIVWRSVRGANSPMPAPVRSAFVFAEVEDDDDDDDDD